The Vibrio metoecus sequence AGCACTTTACCGGTTGCGTCAACCACGGCGACTTTACAGCCGGTGCGCAGACCCGGATCGAGGCCCAGTGTCGCGCGAGGGCCAGCCGGTGCCGCCATCAGCAGATCTTTTAAGTTGGTAGCGAACACTTCAATCGCTTCGATTTCCGCGCGCTCTTTCATCGCGCTCATCAGTTCGGTTTCCATGTGCATGGAGATTTTGATTTTCCATGCCCAACTGATCACCTGTTTACGCCACGCATCGGCCGTGGCTTGGCTCAAATGAATACCGTAATGCTCGGCAATCAGAGTTTCGCAGTAGGATTGGCGCGCACTCTCTTCCAATTCAGGATCAGCATTCAACGTCAGGGTTAAGAAGCCTTCGTTACGGCCACGCAGCATCGCCAACGCGCGATGTGAAGGTGCTTTGCTGATCGGCTCTCGGTGATCAAAGTAATCTTTAAATTTCTCGCCCGCTTGCTCTTTGCCTTCGACCACGCGCGACACAATTTCCGCGTTGCGATTGAGGTGCTGACGGATTTTTTCCAGTAGGTTGGCATCTTCCGCGATGCGCTCCATCACGATAGCGCGTGCGCCATCCAGTGCGGCTTTGCTGTCGGCGACCCCTTTCTCGGCATTAATGTATTTTGCCGCTTCGCTTTCAGGGTCAGTGTTAGGCTGCGTCCACAGCGTATCAGCTAGTGGCTCAAGACCCGCTTCAATCGCGATTTGGCCTTTGGTGCGGCGTTTAGGTTTGTAAGGCAGATAGAGATCTTCAAGGCGGTTTTTGCTGTCGGCACTTAAAATCGCCTGCTCCAGCTCAGGGGTGAGTTTGCCTTGTTCTTGAATCGATTTGAGGATGGTTTGGCGACGGTCATCCATCTCACGCAGATAGGCAAGACGGCTATCTAAGTTGCGCAGTTGGGTATCATCCAATCCTCCAGTCACCTCTTTACGGTAACGGGCGATAAAAGGAACGGTATTGCCATCGTCGATCAGGGTGACGGCTGCGATAACTTGCTCAGGGCGAACATTCAGTTCTTGAGCAATCTGGTGGCAGATAGCTTTGCTCATCCGTGGTGGTCTCTTTTTGACATTTTCGGTTTATATGGGGGCAGTTACGCCTGACTCCAGCTCAAAGCTCGAATGGACGAGGAGTTTGAGCCATGGATCACGCTCTGCCCGCAGCAGGCGGCTATTAATACCATGTCTGCCACTGGCTTTTGAGAGCTTTCAGTCAAATCTTTTGCCCTGACTGGCAAAGCGCGCGAAAAATCGGTACTTTTCGCGCAACCCTATTTTGTTGAGAATCCCGTGTGAAAACTAAGCTGATTACCCGAGCTGGCTACAACAAGCTCAAGCAAGAGCTCGACTATTTATGGAAAGAACAACGTCCCGAGATCACCCAAAAAGTCTCTTGGGCGGCGAGCCTTGGCGATCGCTCAGAAAACGCCGATTACACTTACAACAAACGTCTGCTGCGCCAGATTGATCGTCGTGTACGCTTCCTGAGTAAGTTGCTGCCAGAGCTGAAGATTGTCGATTATTCACCGCAGCAAGAAGGCAAAGTGTTTTTCGGTGCTTGGGTGGAAATTGAAAACGAAGCCGGAGAAGTGAAGAAGTTTCGCATTGTCGGCCCCGAAGAGATTTACGGCGATGCCAAAGATTACATCTCGATTGATTCCCCGATGGCGCGCGCGCTACTCAAAAAGCAAGTGGATGAAGAGTTTCAGGTGCACACCCCAACGGGCATGAAAGAGTGGTTTATCAATTCGATTGAGTACGAGAAAGGGGAGTGATTCCCCTTTTTCTTTTGTGTGCTGAGAGGTTAAAGGCGTAATTAACGCTTTTCCAGACTCAGTAGGTAGTTACGTAAGTTCACTCCG is a genomic window containing:
- the greB gene encoding transcription elongation factor GreB — protein: MKTKLITRAGYNKLKQELDYLWKEQRPEITQKVSWAASLGDRSENADYTYNKRLLRQIDRRVRFLSKLLPELKIVDYSPQQEGKVFFGAWVEIENEAGEVKKFRIVGPEEIYGDAKDYISIDSPMARALLKKQVDEEFQVHTPTGMKEWFINSIEYEKGE